The window AGTATAATTTCCAGGTATATAAAAGGGCAATATAGGACTGAGCTTAATAGAAAACCTGACTCCATCACTCTAAGGAAAGTCACCTTCCCCAAGTGTTGCATTACAGCTGAACATTTCATATAGCATCAATGCCTCAATGCAGAAACTATTTATTTACTCataaaaatgagttttaatGACATAGGATCAATAGGTAACTCATTGTCCAGCCTGGGTATCTTGCCACATGaattaacaaaaaaacaaacaaaaaaaagtgtaCTCtggttctgaaaaaaaaaaaaaaaaaaaaaatccaaacagagCTTCAAGGgaatttaaatcaatttttcctcAAAGTCATCAATAAGAATATCTATCAGAAATGCAGAAGcaccaagaaaaaggaaacacttACAGCCAATATGTTCTCTGGCTGACTGATGTCTTCATGCTggtaaaagaataaaataagtaaatcaGTATTTATGAAACAAAAACTCATctctggatttttaaaagcaagttttctaagaaaacaaaaataaactcaATACTAATTGCTGGAGAAATTACCTCCTAAAAGGTCTTAAGTCACCTAATCTAGGAATTTATTAAAGTGTTTTCTGATAGGAACCACTGATCCACTGGTCAAGCCTGTTGGACTCACCATATATACCTAAAAGAAGGCAAGTAAGGCCGATTATAAGCTCGTGGCTTCTGAACCACTGTGACCTTAAATTCCTGCAATGACTTTTcattaaaagacattttcttcctcttgctggAATTCCACATTTGAATGATGCAGGACAGGGAATGTGACAGAAAGGGTCAAGAAGCTGGCTGAACGAAGTACTGACCTGTGACCAAAAGCGCATCCAGAACTGCCTGGATAAGGGCTCCAGGTACTGTGGGTTTGTCATGTCAATGGCTGTGATAAAGCGCATGGCCGTCAGGCTGCCTGCATTCGTGGGAGACAGAGGAACACTCAGacaaggcacagcagcaggagcaggtgtGGTCTGCATGACTGCTGCCTAAGAGCAGTGTGATCTTCCCTGCAACAGCCCTGAGAAACCCAGAGTCTGTACAGTTAAGCTCACGTTGATCCACAGTTATCTCCTGTGCTAGTATCATTCACAGCCACATTTCTCCAGAAATCTCCTTCATGGCTATGAATACAGACTTCATACTGCTCACAGGTTCAGGAAAAGGCTGCACACAGGGACTTCATCATAGGGAGAACTGGAACCAGAAGTGCTAGGGATGAGAAATAGCTGCTAAGACTCTTACTTGTGCCCATGATGTGCTGGAAGGCATCTGGGGACATGCGTAAAGGCACCTGGTAGTACTTTGCCATCCTTTTCATATCCTTCAGCAAGTATTCTCCTCGCTTTGGTAACATTGCTGGCGGCTTGTTACCTTTTAGGAAAAAGTTCTGTTGAGATTTCCAGCTGTATTATAGTAATACTGAACAAACAAACTAACACTGGAAAAATTATGCCTCATATGTACATATACCTAAGGAAGAGTCTAATTTCATAGTATAATTTCATGTTGGTTTACTGAAACATACTTGGCTTTTCCAAAGATAATGCTACGATTTAAACAtggtttatttcagttttgcacTGATTAAACCTTTAGGATAGCTGAATCAGTTTTAAACCAAGGTACAAATGTCCTAGCAGGGATTTATGTTGATTCAGACAGATGACTTTTAAGCTAACTCCTAATGCATGGGTAAACCAATGTAAAGACTTGTTAATTGACGATTTATGCATTGTAAGTCTTGGTGATCCAATTAAGGCCATAAGTACTGTCTCAGGACATAATTGTATCCTTCCTGCATATTACAAAGTGCAAGTGTTCCACAAATTAATTCTGGTTTAAAATCTAACTCTAGAAAAACACTCCCTGTCaagttgttattattattatttatttattgtattttagaACAGATGGACTTTGGCACAGACTGACTGTGTAGTTGCAACAGTGTGAAATTCCTTGTGACTAATTTCTCAATCTCTTTGAGGCTCCACAGTGCTGTAGTTAATCTGTTACTGGCGCCATAACTTAGTTCAGAGCTGGCTGTGTGTCggctctgcacacacccaggGCCTGCAGACTGAGTACTCTGCTAGTGACGAAGGTGTCTTcactgagccctgcagagccctgcaaagCTCATCTCCCTGTACTCCATACCAGTTTGTTGCATTATGCCACCGAGGAAAGCTGGACGGAAGCGCAGCTCAATATTCCAGATGTGCCGGTACCGGCAGAGAGCCTGCAACATGAAAAAGAGTAGTGAGGGATTCAGTGTCAGAGGTGTCTATAGAGCTGTGTGCAGCTTAGGCAGTAAGTACTACAGATAAATCCTTCCCTATTGTATTAGGGGTAGTCTTTCTAAAGCCTTTCCTGGATGCTGCCAGAGAACTCTGGTCTCAGAAAACCTGAGGGGTCTCTATTCGTGTCACGACTATCCAAGGCTAAGCAGCGGTAAGTATGGGACAGGTCAGGCTCATGTCATGATCAGGACACCTGcactttttaaatatgaaagctaCGCCAGAAGCAAAACGTTCAGCACTAACTCCTGCACTGCCGTTTGGCTGGGATACGCTTCCCTGGTGTTCCTGGATTTCAACAGGCACCCCTTAGAGGCGAGAGAAAAATTAACTTCACGGCGCAAAGGgcgctgcctgcagccagccgGCCGAGCTGCCCTTGAGCGGCCCTTCCGaaggggaggcggcggcgggacCGGCCGGGTGCCAGCGCCGCTCGGGCACCGCGGAGACCGGGAAGGgcctccctccctgtgccaccgCTCACCTCAAACGCCAGCCACGAGTACGGGGAGATCACATCGTAAAACAGCTCCACGAGCGTCCGGCCCATGCTGGCCTCGTCCCGTGCCGTGCTGCCGCTCCGCAGCGTCCGGCGGCCGCAGCACCGCCCCCCCGGCACGGaacggcagcagcagcggcagcgggGCGGCCCTTCCGCCACCGCCCCTCCGCTCCGGCTCCGCCTCGCCGCGGCTGCCGCTCGCTCGCCCCCGCCGTGCTGCTCGCTTCGCTGGCTGCCCGGAGAGTGCCGGCTCgggaggaagagcagggctgggatcgCAGGGGCCGGCAGGGAGCCCGTGCCCTTGGCCATGGCGAGGCCGGGGGAGAGCAAGCTCCCGAGGAGGGAGCCCGGGAGCTGACTCGGCGGGGCGGTCCAGCATGTTTTCCCGGGCGCACGGCGTCCCTGCCGGATCAGCAAGCAATTTACGTGCCACTGGCCCTTATATCCCCCTGCCCTCCATTTTCGCCGCACTTGTTTGTTCCTCCTCCATTCACCTAAGCCCTCCCCTTTCACCGCCTTTActtcctcccctgctgcccgTCCCACAGAAGCGCTGTGCAATCCCAAACCGCTCTAGCTGTGCCACGGTTCCCTCCCCACCGCAACAACGCCCTTTAGTCCTGGATGTCATCGGGAACgtgctcctggatccctcctCTGGCTGTAAtcttgattttgctttttagcAAAGCGGTTTACTGATTTGCTAGTTTACCAATTTACTGAAATTTACTAATTTACTGAATTATGAGTAACTTTAACTCAAGAATGAAAAATCCGAATGCCAACAACAGTTTGTGACCCCTCCCTGAAGTCTTTCGTAACACATAAGTACGGGGCTGCGAGCCAATCGTTAAAAGATTtgggagagagctgggaaacTTAAGCGTGAAGACTTTACCAACCATATTAGTggcaaaaaaagaataaatgagTGACTGAATAAAAATTCTATTTAGGAAACTTGGTAGGATTTCTCCAAAGGGGAATCCTGCCTTACGTTTTTCTCAAGGAGTCAAAAATACTGCAGAGTGTGACTTAAGGAGTTGCAATGAGTCACTGCCTCAGGCATCCTCTGGGGTCTGTGGGTTCCTCTCTTCGGGCCACTGGAGCCTGCGGATGTGACTGCTGCTTTCCCAAGTGCTGGTTCAGGCAGCAGTGAGGCTGTGTGTCCCAGAGAGATAAATTTGTACACACAGAGGTGACTCCAACACAGCTGGCTACACCGACTGCAAAAAGCACTGCTGCTTGTAACCCCACTCACAACCAACCTCCGTTGTACCTACTTTTTCAAAAGTTTGAAAGATAAATTTGTAATGAGTTCAGCTGTAGCCTGATTCTCTAGGATTTCATCCTGTATGCATCTGTTTTTGTCCCTTAGAAGAGAAACTTTGCCTGACAGATCCCACAGTTAAGCCATTTTACATCTTTTATTAATCTTGTTAATTGTTAATATGCTTTTAATCCAATTACTCCAATTATCCTAAACATTTCCTTGTGCAGGTGCCATTCAGGTGCAGTCAGGATGCTGTAAGAGTTTGGCTACAAATTTTAACACATTCCCAATGTCAGTCCACTTAGTCACGCTGAGGATTATATAACCCAGTCACCTGGAGAGCACTCAGCTCAACTGGATAATGCCTGTGACATCAGTTGTTGTCATCTCTGAGTCTCCAGGGATTCCTTCTTCCTGGTCACTGCCTGGtgcacctggagaggaggagtTCTGTCCCATGCAGATAGTTCTGACAGGGATAAATAGTTTGCTACACCTTATTTTAGCATAACATTTGTTGCTCCTGATGgtttctgctgccttttacTATTCCTTGCAAAAGCTTTCTactttcccagttttcctgttAGTGAGCCAGGAAAAGTAGATTGTATGATGCAGTTAAATCCCATGGGTGTATGTGTTTCCCTCCTTCTGTGCCTCATAGCATGCCTGCAGCACACGTGTCAGATCTTGTTGATGTTGCTGCAGAAGCAATCAGCAAGAATTCCTTTCTCACAAGACTTGGCTGAAACAGAATTTTGATGATTTTCTTGCAGTTCAATCTCCATTCCAAATAATTACCAGAAGCTGTCCCCATATATCTGGGAGAAAAAGCATAAATTTGAGATCTTTGGACAGTTTCTAATaagaaaaatcataattttaaaattaactcaaaaaaaaaaaaaagtgtccaCTAAGTCTTAACAACAAGAAATTTTAAGAGAAATTTCAAAGCTGCTCTTAACCACCATGCTTCCTAAATTTTACGTATATAATCTCTTCTTGGGAAATAACCAAAACTTATGCAAGCTAGTCCTAAATTCAGGTTGGTCTGGTTCTGCTAGTACAGGATTAGCATTTTATGAACAGTGGTGTATTTCCAGAAGAAGTCAGTGCAGCTCAGCAGTCTGTCAGTGCCCCAGCTCTTCAATGTCGTCATAGCCTGTATCCTCAAGAGCAGGGGATGAGGATCTCTCAGCTTCAGAGGTCCTGTTTCTGGGAATCCAGTCTGAAAACATGAAGGGAAGAACACTGAGATAGATAAATGCACATCCTGTATGTATTACCTCTGTGTGGTTGTGCAGCTGCCAGTTGTCTCCTCCAGAAATTAGAACCTTGGATAGGAGTGACTGTGAAAGACCTGAGAAATGTTTATGTCACTCTGCCTTCTGCAGTGTGTATACATATCCAAGGATCAAGCTTTATACACAATATTAAAAGGAATGTATTCATGGACTGTgaaaaaaacattctttaaTGTCTCTCTAGTTACTTTGAGTCCtgtattttgattattttccaCATCTCAAATAGGCCAGAAATATTTATCACTACCCCAAAAAGTAGAGTTCAGATCAAGTGTTCCACAGTTCTATTAAATACACTGATAAAGAAAAGTCTGTCAAATATTTGCTGTTAATTCTTACTGAATTATATGGGCCAGGTTAAAAATTTAGTGCCAGgttaaaaat is drawn from Zonotrichia leucophrys gambelii isolate GWCS_2022_RI chromosome 1, RI_Zleu_2.0, whole genome shotgun sequence and contains these coding sequences:
- the GSTK1 gene encoding glutathione S-transferase kappa 1; the encoded protein is MAKGTGSLPAPAIPALLFLPSRHSPGSQRSEQHGGGERAAAAARRSRSGGAVAEGPPRCRCCCRSVPGGRCCGRRTLRSGSTARDEASMGRTLVELFYDVISPYSWLAFEALCRYRHIWNIELRFRPAFLGGIMQQTGNKPPAMLPKRGEYLLKDMKRMAKYYQVPLRMSPDAFQHIMGTSSLTAMRFITAIDMTNPQYLEPLSRQFWMRFWSQHEDISQPENILAIARQAGLSAELSQKALEMASSPPVKDRLKDTTTEALKHGAFGMPAVVAHYDGKPHLFFGSDRLELLGSIIGEKWLGPVPSPKL